A DNA window from Anastrepha ludens isolate Willacy chromosome 6, idAnaLude1.1, whole genome shotgun sequence contains the following coding sequences:
- the LOC128866731 gene encoding probable salivary secreted peptide — protein MRKFVLLICVSIGLSDTVLVEPAKIPESHNVIWGARGSRDVLVKREIVKETFKPLRIVSSDYEFTQKSDRVPYPRTITQIVVTDQYTDGDGGYATLKSGGPGMDFAVVHLKSQRGHGYHFTIDIYGQ, from the exons atgcGCAAATTTGTATTGTTAATTTGCGTCTCTATTGGCCTAAGTGACACAGTGTTAGTCGAACCGGCTAAAATACCAGAAAGTCATAATGTAATTTGGGGTGCTCGTGGCTCACGTGACGTACTCGTGAAGCGTGAAATAGTCAAGGAGACATTCAAGCCTTTGCGCATTGTCTCAAGCGATTATGAGTTTACACAGAAG TCTGATCGCGTACCCTATCCGCGCACCATCACCCAGATTGTTGTCACCGATCAGTATACCGATGGCGATGGCGGATATGCAACACTCAAAAGCGGCGGACCGGGCATGGATTTTGCTGTTGTACACTTGAAAAGTCAGCGTGGTCATGGTTATCATTTTACGATTGACATTTATGggcaatga